From Streptomyces sp. TLI_053, a single genomic window includes:
- a CDS encoding FtsX-like permease family protein has product MFSLVLGQLRARPAAFAGTAAAMLLAVAAITLFGSLAAAELATPAAARKAVAGPGPMMIAGAFGEIAVLVAFFVVVNALGFALRQQHRELALLCTVAATPRQTRRLVRGQVLVTTLLMTVPGWALGALAARWFLAALQRRGMAAPAVRVPGTPVPMLVALGVVLLVGLAAAAVAARRISRIAPAAALTASSTEHARTGALRLLAGAGVLVGGVLLLRLSASRPADQVDKAGQAALLASLVLLVAVALAGPFAARLLAAVLGGPLRLLAPGTGWLADANLRGYARRLSSAVVPVALLVGLSGTMSIMTFTAGRAAAAAGGTASSAGSVTSATDIWLRQAELGMLVCFATVSVVNTLVAVTADRRREFALLRLVGATRPQLLRMLSAEAVLTTAVGVLLGAAVAGAAASAFSAAVTGSAVPPVPVATCGWIVAGAAALVLPGILVTGRWAVGGPAAELVGGGRD; this is encoded by the coding sequence ATGTTCTCCCTCGTTCTCGGACAGCTGCGCGCGCGTCCGGCCGCTTTCGCCGGAACGGCCGCCGCCATGCTGCTCGCCGTCGCCGCGATCACCCTGTTCGGCTCCCTGGCCGCCGCCGAACTCGCCACCCCCGCGGCCGCCCGGAAAGCGGTCGCCGGACCCGGTCCGATGATGATCGCCGGCGCGTTCGGCGAGATCGCCGTCCTGGTCGCGTTCTTCGTCGTGGTCAATGCGCTGGGCTTCGCGCTCCGGCAGCAGCACCGGGAACTGGCCCTGCTGTGCACCGTCGCGGCGACGCCCCGGCAGACCCGGCGGCTGGTGCGCGGCCAGGTCCTCGTCACCACCCTGCTGATGACCGTGCCGGGCTGGGCGCTCGGCGCCCTGGCGGCCCGATGGTTCCTCGCGGCGCTCCAGCGCCGCGGAATGGCGGCGCCGGCCGTCCGGGTGCCGGGCACGCCGGTGCCGATGCTGGTCGCCCTCGGCGTGGTGCTGCTCGTCGGACTGGCGGCCGCCGCGGTCGCGGCCCGGCGGATCTCCCGCATCGCACCCGCGGCGGCACTGACCGCGAGCTCGACCGAGCACGCCCGGACCGGTGCGCTGCGGCTGCTCGCCGGGGCCGGCGTGCTGGTGGGCGGTGTCCTGCTGCTGCGGCTGTCGGCGTCCCGGCCCGCCGACCAGGTGGACAAGGCGGGGCAGGCCGCGCTGCTCGCCTCGCTGGTGCTGCTGGTCGCGGTCGCCCTGGCGGGGCCGTTCGCGGCGCGGCTCCTCGCGGCCGTCCTGGGCGGGCCGCTGCGGCTGCTGGCGCCCGGAACGGGCTGGCTGGCCGACGCCAACCTGCGCGGCTACGCCCGGCGACTGTCGTCCGCGGTGGTGCCGGTGGCCCTGCTGGTGGGACTGTCGGGCACCATGTCGATCATGACATTCACCGCCGGGCGCGCCGCGGCGGCGGCAGGGGGCACCGCCTCCTCCGCCGGTTCCGTGACCTCCGCCACCGACATCTGGCTGCGGCAGGCCGAGCTGGGGATGCTGGTCTGCTTCGCCACGGTCTCCGTCGTCAACACCCTGGTCGCCGTGACGGCCGACCGGCGCCGGGAGTTCGCCCTGCTGCGGCTGGTCGGCGCCACCCGGCCGCAGCTGCTGCGGATGCTCTCGGCGGAGGCGGTGCTGACCACCGCGGTCGGCGTCCTGCTCGGCGCGGCGGTCGCGGGCGCCGCGGCCTCGGCGTTCAGCGCCGCGGTGACGGGTTCGGCGGTGCCGCCGGTTCCCGTGGCGACCTGCGGGTGGATCGTGGCGGGCGCGGCGGCACTGGTCCTGCCGGGCATCCTGGTCACCGGCCGCTGGGCGGTCGGCGGACCG
- a CDS encoding ABC transporter ATP-binding protein: MNGTTQTTGTEAAARADGVYREYGRGAAAVRALRGVSVAFAPGTFTAVMGPSGSGKTTLLHCLAGMDRPTRGTVRWGSTEVSGLPERRLAELRRSRVGFVFQAFNLMPAMTVAQNVELPGRLAGRRPDRGRVLEALARVGLAGREGHRPGQLSGGQQQRVAIARALVSGPEVLFADEPTGALDRSTGHEVLALLRSGVDRDGRTCVMVTHDPVAAGYADRVLLLADGLVVDELERPTAARVADRLSRLGG, encoded by the coding sequence ATGAACGGAACGACACAGACCACCGGTACCGAGGCCGCCGCGAGGGCGGACGGGGTGTACCGCGAGTACGGACGCGGCGCCGCCGCGGTGCGGGCCCTGCGCGGGGTGTCCGTGGCCTTCGCGCCGGGCACGTTCACCGCGGTGATGGGGCCGTCCGGGTCCGGCAAGACCACCCTGCTGCACTGCCTGGCCGGGATGGACCGGCCCACCCGGGGCACGGTCCGGTGGGGCAGCACCGAGGTGTCGGGGCTGCCCGAGCGGCGGTTGGCGGAGCTGCGCCGCAGCCGGGTCGGGTTCGTGTTCCAGGCCTTCAATCTGATGCCGGCGATGACGGTCGCCCAGAACGTCGAACTGCCGGGGCGGCTCGCCGGACGGCGGCCCGACCGGGGCCGGGTGCTGGAGGCACTGGCCCGGGTCGGCCTGGCCGGGCGGGAGGGGCACCGGCCCGGGCAGCTGTCCGGCGGTCAGCAGCAGCGGGTGGCGATCGCCCGGGCCCTGGTGTCCGGACCCGAGGTGCTGTTCGCCGACGAGCCGACCGGCGCGCTGGACCGGTCCACCGGGCACGAGGTGCTGGCCCTGCTGCGGTCCGGGGTGGACCGGGACGGCCGGACCTGCGTCATGGTGACCCACGATCCGGTGGCCGCCGGGTACGCGGACCGGGTGCTGCTGCTCGCCGACGGCCTGGTGGTCGACGAGCTCGAGCGCCCCACCGCCGCCCGGGTCGCCGACCGCCTGAGCCGGCTGGGCGGGTGA
- a CDS encoding NACHT domain-containing protein, with the protein MFEGPLAVQIGDHGVQNNYFTVAFPDPVELGAQRLGHVVLAQWRQEASLRELAGPDPIPVRWRAATGADLADHVGRTGRTDGASAADLTSFARTFLRPERRRLVVLGEPGSGKSSFAVLLVIELLQRMRAGDPVPVLLPLGSWRPAEEHLSGWLEHQLLREYPYLDRGTVRELLTRNRILPVLDGLDELPAAEQPKALRALDTALAAGTPLILTCRTADYRTAVRHASVLRQAAVVEADPLTAEEAAEYLLGSAAPQQQERWRPLADALRDDPSCPAADVLRVPLMLWLCRTAYSRPDPDGLPGDLADRARYPDAAAVESHLLNSLVPSVYPVGPEPPPQPGRRASRKAPWEGRGTDPQRVSHWLGFLARHLQQRGTPDLAWWELGTAVRLGARTVVTGLVCALGVGLVVGPVDGTWAGLGYGGPEPGLRPRLVEGIVIGAADAVINAAPAAVAFALAHWIGFAFKGGAFEPSRFRLRLGRGARRPGARSGREILARAGLGIAGGLAGGLGIGLVQGVVRKLLSDDPYALRVGSVDAVVYGVMFAAAGGLVGAVMAWCEASESIETAPDPRELLARSRRTVLLQWLLFAPLFGAAVAVAGLPAVEVLNGNLWGVRLGWTVPDGLRFGLLTAFGAGLGTALSLTAWGQWTLFARLWLPLTGRLPRAPMEFLEDAHRRGVLRKAGAIYQFRHARLQEHFARPRVRQGRGNKLDGR; encoded by the coding sequence GTGTTCGAGGGACCGCTGGCCGTTCAGATCGGCGACCACGGGGTCCAGAACAACTACTTCACCGTCGCCTTCCCCGACCCGGTGGAGCTGGGCGCGCAGCGCCTGGGCCACGTGGTCCTGGCGCAGTGGCGCCAGGAGGCCTCCCTGCGGGAGCTCGCGGGGCCGGACCCGATTCCGGTGCGCTGGCGTGCGGCGACCGGCGCGGACCTCGCCGACCACGTCGGGCGGACCGGGCGGACCGACGGGGCGAGCGCGGCGGACCTCACCTCCTTCGCCCGCACATTCCTGCGTCCGGAGCGGCGCAGGCTGGTGGTCCTGGGAGAGCCGGGCAGCGGCAAGAGCAGCTTCGCCGTTCTGCTGGTGATCGAACTCCTGCAGCGGATGCGGGCGGGCGATCCGGTCCCGGTGCTGCTGCCGCTGGGCTCCTGGCGGCCGGCGGAGGAGCACCTGAGCGGCTGGCTGGAGCACCAGCTCCTGCGCGAGTATCCGTACCTGGACCGCGGAACGGTTCGTGAGCTGCTCACCCGCAACCGGATCCTTCCCGTGCTCGACGGGCTGGACGAGTTGCCCGCCGCCGAGCAGCCGAAGGCCCTGCGGGCACTCGACACCGCTCTGGCGGCAGGTACCCCGCTGATCCTGACGTGCCGAACGGCGGACTACCGGACAGCGGTGCGCCACGCGTCCGTGCTGCGGCAGGCCGCCGTGGTGGAGGCGGACCCGCTGACCGCCGAGGAAGCCGCGGAGTACCTGCTCGGGTCGGCCGCACCGCAGCAGCAGGAGCGGTGGCGACCGCTCGCGGACGCGCTGCGCGACGATCCGTCCTGTCCCGCGGCGGACGTACTGAGGGTCCCGCTCATGCTGTGGCTCTGCCGCACCGCCTACAGCCGTCCCGACCCGGACGGGCTCCCGGGGGACCTCGCCGACCGGGCCCGCTACCCCGACGCCGCAGCGGTGGAGAGCCATCTGCTGAACTCGCTGGTCCCGTCCGTGTACCCCGTAGGTCCCGAGCCGCCTCCCCAGCCCGGCCGCAGGGCGTCGCGGAAGGCGCCCTGGGAGGGCCGGGGGACCGACCCGCAGCGGGTGTCGCACTGGCTGGGCTTCCTCGCACGGCACCTGCAACAACGCGGCACGCCCGATCTCGCCTGGTGGGAACTGGGCACCGCGGTGCGCCTCGGGGCACGCACGGTCGTCACCGGGCTCGTCTGTGCCTTGGGCGTCGGCCTCGTCGTCGGCCCCGTGGACGGCACCTGGGCCGGCCTCGGCTACGGAGGTCCCGAACCCGGGCTGCGGCCCCGGCTGGTGGAGGGAATCGTCATCGGGGCCGCCGACGCCGTGATCAACGCCGCTCCCGCGGCCGTGGCCTTCGCGCTCGCGCACTGGATCGGCTTCGCGTTCAAGGGTGGAGCCTTCGAACCCTCCCGCTTCCGCCTCCGCCTCGGCCGTGGCGCGCGGCGTCCGGGCGCTAGGTCCGGTCGTGAGATCCTCGCCCGGGCCGGGCTCGGGATCGCCGGAGGACTGGCCGGCGGGCTCGGGATCGGCCTGGTCCAGGGAGTGGTCCGCAAGCTCCTCTCGGACGACCCGTACGCCCTCAGGGTCGGGTCGGTGGACGCGGTCGTCTACGGCGTCATGTTCGCGGCCGCGGGCGGGCTCGTCGGCGCCGTCATGGCCTGGTGCGAGGCGTCCGAATCGATCGAGACGGCCCCCGACCCCCGGGAGCTGCTGGCCCGCAGCCGCAGAACCGTGCTCCTGCAATGGCTCCTGTTCGCTCCACTGTTCGGCGCCGCGGTCGCGGTCGCGGGCCTGCCCGCTGTCGAGGTACTGAACGGGAACCTGTGGGGCGTCCGGCTCGGCTGGACCGTCCCGGACGGGCTCCGGTTCGGGCTCCTGACCGCCTTCGGGGCCGGGCTCGGTACGGCGCTGAGCCTGACCGCGTGGGGGCAGTGGACGCTGTTCGCGCGCCTGTGGCTCCCGCTGACCGGTCGGCTGCCGCGTGCCCCGATGGAGTTCCTGGAGGACGCCCACCGGCGGGGCGTACTGCGCAAGGCCGGCGCGATCTACCAGTTCCGCCATGCCCGGCTCCAAGAGCACTTCGCCCGGCCGAGGGTGCGGCAGGGTCGGGGGAACAAGCTCGACGGGCGGTGA
- a CDS encoding protein kinase, translating to MINERYRMDRCIGAGGMGAVWSAVDTRLQRDVAVKVLLPQVDGAEDHEAQARFEREARITARLQHPNIIGVHDYGLHREAGLATPYVVMSLLTGRSVAEALRSGRRPDPVQVVEWGVQICHALAAAHAVDVAHRDIKPGNLFLTRHADGTEAVVVLDFGIAAYLMAGHTQLTPTGSGIGTPAYMAPEQARGLRVDGRADLYSLGCVLYELLTGTPPFGHRGNPYAAMEAHLNEQPVPPRHHRPDLPAGLDRVVLHLLAKDPSARPASAVAVAETLRAAVARPTVVAAVPTTVLAPPPPAHPPTAVRLPTAAELTTTHELANSLSLEGRHNEAAALLAQVADGRARLLGAAHADTLRARNNQAYNLGEAGQYREAARLLEQVAADRHRALGPDHPHTLTSRHNHAYYLGEAGYREEAARLLAAVAADRGRVLGPDHPHTLTARHNHACNLGEAGQHGEAARLLEAVAADRHRVLGQFHPQTVKSRKVRAIHAARS from the coding sequence ATGATCAACGAGCGTTACCGGATGGACCGTTGCATCGGTGCGGGTGGGATGGGCGCGGTCTGGAGCGCCGTGGACACCCGGCTGCAACGGGACGTCGCCGTCAAGGTCCTGCTGCCCCAGGTCGACGGCGCGGAGGACCACGAGGCGCAGGCCCGGTTCGAGCGGGAGGCCCGGATCACCGCGCGGCTCCAGCATCCGAACATCATCGGCGTGCACGACTACGGCCTCCACCGGGAGGCCGGCCTGGCGACGCCCTATGTCGTGATGAGTCTGCTGACCGGCCGATCCGTTGCCGAGGCCCTGCGCTCGGGCCGACGTCCCGACCCCGTCCAGGTCGTGGAGTGGGGCGTGCAGATCTGTCACGCGCTGGCCGCCGCCCACGCGGTGGACGTCGCGCACCGGGACATCAAGCCCGGGAACCTCTTCCTGACCCGGCACGCGGACGGCACGGAAGCCGTCGTCGTCCTCGACTTCGGTATCGCCGCCTACCTGATGGCCGGCCACACCCAGCTCACGCCCACCGGGAGCGGTATCGGCACCCCGGCGTACATGGCCCCGGAACAGGCCCGGGGCCTGCGGGTCGACGGCCGTGCCGACCTCTACTCCCTCGGCTGCGTGCTGTACGAACTCCTCACCGGCACACCGCCCTTCGGTCACCGCGGCAACCCGTACGCCGCGATGGAGGCCCACCTGAACGAGCAGCCGGTGCCGCCCCGGCACCACCGGCCCGATCTGCCCGCCGGCCTCGACCGCGTCGTCCTGCACCTGCTGGCCAAGGACCCGTCGGCCCGCCCGGCATCCGCCGTGGCCGTGGCCGAGACGCTGCGGGCAGCCGTCGCCCGGCCGACCGTGGTCGCGGCCGTACCGACCACCGTGCTCGCCCCGCCGCCGCCCGCGCATCCGCCCACGGCCGTCCGGCTGCCCACCGCCGCCGAACTGACGACGACCCACGAACTGGCCAACTCCCTCAGCCTGGAGGGGCGGCACAACGAGGCGGCGGCCCTGCTGGCGCAGGTGGCCGACGGCCGGGCCCGCCTGCTGGGCGCGGCCCACGCGGACACGCTCAGGGCACGCAACAACCAGGCCTACAACCTGGGCGAGGCCGGGCAGTACCGGGAGGCGGCCCGACTGCTGGAGCAGGTGGCGGCGGACCGGCACCGGGCCCTGGGCCCGGACCATCCGCACACCCTCACCAGCCGCCACAACCACGCCTACTACCTGGGCGAGGCCGGGTACCGGGAGGAGGCGGCGCGGCTGCTCGCGGCCGTGGCGGCCGACCGCGGGCGCGTCCTCGGCCCCGACCACCCGCACACCCTCACCGCCCGGCACAACCACGCCTGCAACCTGGGCGAGGCCGGGCAGCACGGGGAGGCGGCACGCCTGCTGGAGGCGGTGGCGGCCGACCGCCACCGCGTGCTGGGCCAGTTCCACCCGCAGACCGTCAAGTCCCGCAAGGTCCGCGCGATCCACGCGGCCCGTAGCTGA
- a CDS encoding alpha/beta hydrolase-fold protein: MSPILDARGLRAWAVLLAVAALLLPVAPRALAATPGPPVLTDGHGLTQVGSTGTATDFTVTVTTPDVAEQHPIRIILPPGYYDDPARRYPVLYFLHGSPDSPVNQNYPALRSSNSMITVIPDGGARGWYANWRDQNTAAGAQRWETFHLEQVIPFVDDNLRTVAAKRGRAVAGISMGGLGAMRYAQRHPELFTEVASLSGGLDLSAASMGLRLAVVASLTNAPGGFCGSASSTGGDCTGSYAPAVSSDALFGSPYPVFNLDRLWNEADPASHMGRLAGVGISIYTGSGAGDPLSPEFWIEGANKHARDSLNALGLPYYYVGYGNGAGWGTRCDGNHNAGCWAQDLVDYVPRLERAFAAG; encoded by the coding sequence ATGAGTCCGATCCTCGACGCCAGGGGCCTGCGGGCCTGGGCCGTCCTCCTCGCCGTCGCCGCACTGCTGCTTCCGGTCGCGCCGCGCGCGCTCGCGGCCACGCCGGGACCGCCCGTTCTGACGGACGGTCACGGTCTGACCCAGGTCGGCTCGACCGGCACCGCCACCGACTTCACGGTCACGGTGACCACACCCGATGTCGCCGAGCAGCATCCCATCAGGATCATCCTGCCGCCGGGCTACTACGACGATCCGGCCCGCCGGTACCCGGTGCTGTACTTCCTGCACGGCTCACCGGACAGCCCCGTCAATCAGAACTACCCGGCCCTGCGAAGCTCCAACTCGATGATCACGGTGATCCCGGACGGTGGGGCGAGGGGCTGGTACGCGAACTGGCGTGACCAGAACACGGCGGCGGGCGCGCAGAGGTGGGAGACCTTCCACCTCGAGCAGGTGATTCCGTTCGTCGACGACAACCTGCGCACCGTCGCGGCCAAGCGGGGCCGTGCGGTGGCGGGCATCTCGATGGGCGGTCTGGGCGCGATGCGGTACGCCCAGCGGCACCCGGAGCTGTTCACCGAGGTCGCCTCGCTGTCCGGGGGGCTCGACCTGTCCGCGGCCTCGATGGGCCTGCGCCTGGCCGTGGTCGCTTCCCTGACCAACGCGCCCGGCGGGTTCTGCGGGTCTGCCTCGTCCACCGGCGGGGACTGCACCGGCAGTTACGCGCCCGCGGTGTCCAGCGACGCCCTGTTCGGCTCGCCGTACCCGGTGTTCAACCTCGACCGGCTCTGGAACGAGGCCGATCCGGCCTCCCACATGGGCCGGCTGGCGGGTGTCGGCATCTCGATCTACACCGGTAGCGGGGCGGGCGATCCGCTCTCGCCGGAGTTCTGGATCGAGGGTGCGAACAAACACGCCAGGGACAGCCTGAACGCCCTCGGCCTGCCGTACTACTACGTGGGCTACGGCAACGGGGCCGGTTGGGGGACCCGGTGCGACGGGAACCACAACGCCGGCTGCTGGGCCCAGGACCTGGTGGACTACGTCCCCCGGTTGGAACGGGCCTTCGCCGCCGGATGA
- a CDS encoding cytochrome P450 produces the protein MNVQQVPPVSIFYRRDGLDPGAALGEVQRGEPVRRVRDFWLHRTGDYWLVTRHADVRRVLADQETFAMHDPRRAPILPDELLNMDPPEHTRLRHVLTAEFTGKRIRALDPMIDAMVHALIDDMETRGPAADLMDAFALPLPLGVICALLGVPDPDRAAFHRWSRVTLDLGLPLEERIAAGRESRAYVAGLVAAKRRSPDDGMIGMLVREHGDAVSDAELAGVCELLLLAGHVTVSNTIGLGVLALLSHPEQADRLREAPEGDAVLDGAVEELLRYLSVSSTALARTACRDTEIGGVPIKAGDQVVCQLPVANRDPALGAGMDLFDIGRRPVSHVAFGHGPHHCLGAPLARAELRIALPALLRRLPGLALGCPADEVPYRVNNEVYGLHALPVTW, from the coding sequence ATGAACGTGCAGCAGGTTCCGCCGGTCTCGATCTTCTACCGCCGCGACGGGCTGGACCCGGGCGCGGCGTTGGGGGAGGTCCAGCGGGGGGAGCCGGTCCGGCGGGTACGTGACTTCTGGCTGCACCGGACCGGCGACTACTGGCTCGTCACCCGGCACGCCGACGTGCGGCGCGTACTGGCCGACCAGGAGACCTTCGCCATGCACGACCCGCGGCGCGCTCCGATCCTGCCCGACGAACTCCTCAACATGGACCCGCCGGAGCACACGCGGCTGCGCCACGTCCTGACAGCGGAGTTCACCGGGAAGCGGATCCGCGCGCTGGACCCGATGATCGACGCGATGGTGCACGCGCTGATCGACGACATGGAGACGCGGGGCCCCGCCGCGGACCTGATGGACGCCTTCGCCCTGCCGCTGCCGCTCGGGGTGATCTGCGCACTGCTGGGCGTGCCCGACCCCGACCGGGCGGCGTTCCACCGCTGGTCCCGCGTCACGCTGGATCTGGGGCTCCCGCTGGAGGAGCGGATCGCGGCGGGGCGGGAGTCGCGCGCGTACGTGGCCGGGCTGGTGGCGGCGAAGCGGCGCAGCCCGGACGACGGGATGATCGGCATGCTCGTCCGGGAGCACGGAGACGCGGTGTCGGACGCCGAACTGGCCGGCGTCTGCGAGTTGCTGCTGCTGGCCGGTCATGTCACGGTGTCCAACACGATCGGGCTGGGTGTGCTCGCCCTGTTGTCGCACCCGGAGCAGGCCGACCGGCTGCGCGAGGCTCCCGAGGGTGATGCCGTGCTCGACGGCGCGGTCGAGGAACTGCTGCGGTACCTGTCGGTGTCCAGTACGGCGCTGGCCCGCACGGCGTGCCGGGACACCGAGATCGGCGGCGTTCCGATCAAGGCCGGTGACCAGGTCGTCTGCCAGCTTCCGGTGGCGAACCGCGACCCGGCGCTCGGCGCCGGGATGGACCTCTTCGACATCGGGCGCAGGCCCGTTTCGCATGTGGCCTTCGGACACGGTCCGCACCACTGCCTCGGCGCTCCACTGGCCCGCGCCGAACTGCGGATCGCGTTGCCGGCGCTTCTTCGGCGGCTGCCCGGTCTCGCGCTCGGGTGCCCCGCCGACGAGGTGCCCTACCGCGTCAACAACGAGGTCTACGGCCTCCACGCACTGCCCGTCACCTGGTGA
- a CDS encoding DUF4073 domain-containing protein — protein sequence MERRSLLGATAGALVLGGLAQGTAEAAPAQDGGGLVTTFNVISDIQGDLGDFAQALRDIRSTNPRSSGLAVAGDITPRGYDFEYAEVQKVLDQGPKPREVAWAIGNHEFYVPKWSDPNTLAQSTWPNGTTEDSLFRSFYRFARRSAVYAETSFGGIPVLTLGTERYMRYHDSSLWDEVWISEAQFQWLEDRLQYWARRRKPVMVITHHPLPNTVSGTRSKIYLSDYLQADRLLGILGRHRDVFLFSGHTHWDLGLSDWYVRRVVPGTANLDGFSVVNTGAVQTGFVDNGQGGESTVPGRFNQGLQVEVYRDRVVISARDFATGTWMKRTTVPLANRV from the coding sequence ATGGAACGCAGATCCCTGCTCGGTGCGACCGCCGGAGCGCTGGTGCTCGGAGGGCTCGCCCAGGGCACCGCGGAGGCCGCGCCGGCCCAGGACGGTGGCGGGCTCGTCACCACCTTCAACGTCATCAGCGACATCCAGGGCGACCTCGGTGACTTCGCCCAGGCCCTGCGGGACATCAGGTCCACCAACCCGCGCTCCTCGGGCCTGGCCGTCGCCGGCGACATCACGCCGCGCGGTTACGACTTCGAGTACGCCGAGGTCCAGAAGGTGCTGGACCAGGGCCCGAAGCCGCGCGAGGTGGCCTGGGCGATCGGCAACCACGAGTTCTACGTGCCGAAGTGGTCCGACCCGAACACGCTCGCCCAGAGCACCTGGCCCAACGGCACCACCGAGGACTCCCTGTTCCGCAGCTTCTACCGCTTCGCCCGGCGGTCCGCGGTCTACGCGGAGACGTCCTTCGGCGGCATCCCGGTGCTGACCCTCGGCACCGAGCGCTACATGAGGTACCACGACAGCTCGCTGTGGGACGAGGTGTGGATCAGCGAGGCGCAGTTCCAGTGGCTGGAGGACCGCCTGCAGTACTGGGCGCGGCGGCGCAAGCCGGTCATGGTGATCACCCACCACCCGCTGCCCAACACCGTCTCCGGCACCCGCAGCAAGATCTACCTGAGCGACTACCTCCAGGCCGACCGGCTCCTCGGCATCCTGGGGCGGCACCGCGACGTGTTCCTCTTCAGCGGCCACACGCACTGGGACCTCGGCCTGTCCGACTGGTACGTGCGCCGCGTGGTGCCCGGCACCGCCAACCTCGACGGCTTCTCGGTGGTCAACACCGGCGCCGTGCAGACCGGTTTCGTCGACAATGGACAGGGCGGCGAGTCGACCGTCCCCGGCCGCTTCAACCAGGGCCTCCAGGTGGAGGTGTACCGGGACCGTGTCGTCATCTCGGCACGTGACTTCGCGACCGGCACCTGGATGAAGCGGACGACCGTACCGCTGGCCAACCGCGTCTGA
- a CDS encoding HEAT repeat domain-containing protein, whose translation MAMFVHLTAAANAPRIRRAGLRAASHGQGGARGVYVFPVLPSYTLTHQWMRELGRFDRRGGRVAVHVRLDDAQPVLVGPYGDRRQRAQAEVPAAEAVRRIAALDDPRGWEVFVPRAIGAGEVHRVRAAPQVVGWRYRPDAHGTRPCTCYGCRDRGGYGARRLRERLPHALDGPPPPTPVLLARIAAAGDQGDPAELRAALDWFGVLRRPRGPLAELAHLAAHPDPGVREYLAWAVRDWRTPGTAELLAALADDPHPDVREAVADVRRLRRWEPAGAVPLPAG comes from the coding sequence ATGGCGATGTTTGTGCACCTGACGGCGGCGGCGAACGCGCCGCGCATCCGGCGGGCCGGGCTCCGCGCGGCCAGTCACGGCCAGGGCGGTGCACGCGGGGTCTACGTCTTCCCGGTGCTGCCGTCCTACACGCTCACCCACCAGTGGATGCGCGAGCTCGGCCGGTTCGACCGGCGGGGCGGGCGGGTGGCGGTGCACGTCCGGCTGGACGACGCCCAGCCGGTGCTGGTCGGGCCCTACGGCGACCGGCGGCAGAGGGCCCAGGCCGAGGTCCCCGCGGCGGAGGCGGTCCGGCGGATCGCGGCGCTCGACGACCCTCGCGGGTGGGAGGTGTTCGTGCCCCGGGCGATCGGAGCGGGGGAGGTGCACCGGGTCCGCGCCGCGCCGCAGGTGGTGGGCTGGCGGTACCGGCCCGACGCGCACGGCACCCGGCCCTGCACCTGCTACGGGTGCCGGGACCGCGGCGGCTACGGGGCGCGCCGGCTGCGCGAGCGGCTCCCGCACGCGCTGGACGGCCCGCCGCCGCCGACCCCCGTGCTGCTCGCCCGGATCGCGGCCGCCGGGGACCAGGGCGATCCCGCCGAACTGCGGGCGGCCCTCGACTGGTTCGGCGTGCTGCGGCGCCCGCGGGGCCCGCTCGCCGAACTCGCCCACCTCGCCGCCCACCCCGATCCCGGCGTCCGGGAGTACCTGGCGTGGGCGGTCCGCGACTGGCGCACGCCCGGTACCGCCGAACTGCTCGCCGCCCTCGCCGACGACCCGCACCCGGACGTCCGCGAGGCGGTGGCGGACGTCCGCCGGCTCCGCCGGTGGGAGCCCGCGGGCGCGGTACCGCTCCCCGCCGGCTGA